A genomic window from Marispirochaeta aestuarii includes:
- the amrB gene encoding AmmeMemoRadiSam system protein B, giving the protein MMDYPLSAAEDGIRPLLSDGHFFPRDRTDFSALMTERRAALPPAEPVRAAAAMVPHGGLDYAGSGLAWALQQLPLSSVKAVVIMALVHREEEESIWLPDYSGFHTPFGVLPVPREKLDELAGMGSAFRPGRIPFEEEPCFDLILSALGNLGFSGRVLPVLFGSENESLLDPGLKLLENLGGDYFPMVSANFPEDHENGTIHGERGRILLKLLNMHFHASPGRWYHGEGPQYSAALWLESPGTGVEKTE; this is encoded by the coding sequence ATGATGGATTATCCCCTCTCCGCCGCAGAGGACGGTATTCGCCCCCTGCTCTCCGACGGCCATTTTTTTCCCCGGGACAGGACGGATTTCTCCGCCCTTATGACTGAACGCAGGGCCGCCCTCCCTCCGGCTGAGCCTGTACGTGCTGCCGCCGCCATGGTTCCCCATGGCGGGCTGGACTATGCAGGTTCCGGCCTGGCCTGGGCGCTTCAACAGCTTCCTCTTTCTTCCGTGAAGGCGGTAGTCATCATGGCCCTGGTACACAGGGAAGAAGAAGAGAGCATCTGGCTGCCCGACTATTCGGGATTTCACACCCCCTTCGGCGTGCTTCCTGTTCCCCGGGAAAAACTTGACGAGCTTGCCGGCATGGGATCTGCCTTTCGTCCTGGGAGAATCCCCTTTGAAGAAGAACCCTGTTTCGATCTGATCCTGAGTGCCCTGGGGAATCTCGGTTTTTCCGGTAGAGTCCTTCCGGTGCTCTTCGGCTCTGAAAACGAATCTCTTCTGGATCCCGGACTGAAGCTCCTGGAAAACCTGGGAGGGGATTATTTTCCCATGGTCAGCGCGAATTTTCCGGAAGATCATGAAAACGGAACAATCCATGGGGAAAGGGGAAGAATTTTGCTGAAGCTCCTGAATATGCACTTTCACGCTTCCCCGGGCAGGTGGTATCATGGGGAAGGACCACAGTACTCCGCTGCCCTCTGGCTTGAATCGCCTGGCACCGGGGTGGAAAAAACGGAATAA